A single Deltaproteobacteria bacterium DNA region contains:
- a CDS encoding ABC transporter substrate-binding protein has product MKPRNLWLTLFASVASFLVISAPSWAQTGKLETLRVSFASFGVIYYPHFLAKELGYYRDEGFDIEMIAMPGGLATQALVAGDLHFSTSSGSSLNASLRGIKLKVVYVNLDRPLYKLMSWRDDIRKVTDLKGKGIGVASRGDTMEGAANLLLRKYGMDPLRDVQWVALGTGGRVTSLAAKTVDSAILGFADTMRMITRGFQVHEVANVGKEIKMLYTGLATSEDMVVKRPDVVKRFIRATVKGREFLKRNKAQALALGKKYDKAPDDVRTADYDATMEMMTAEGMEDLETQKSDIEIAKRMLNMQKDVPAEQIFEFRFTREVYKELREMGWERALKIAK; this is encoded by the coding sequence ACGCTTTTTGCCTCGGTAGCTTCATTTTTGGTTATTTCTGCGCCAAGTTGGGCACAGACCGGCAAGCTGGAAACTCTGCGCGTATCGTTTGCCAGCTTCGGCGTGATTTACTATCCGCACTTCCTCGCCAAGGAGTTGGGTTACTACCGCGATGAAGGTTTCGATATCGAGATGATCGCCATGCCCGGCGGCTTGGCAACCCAGGCGCTGGTCGCCGGCGATCTCCATTTCAGCACGTCATCAGGGTCATCGCTCAACGCGAGTTTGCGCGGCATCAAACTAAAGGTCGTCTACGTCAATCTCGATCGGCCGCTCTACAAGCTCATGAGCTGGCGCGACGATATTCGCAAAGTGACCGACCTTAAAGGCAAAGGCATCGGTGTGGCTTCGCGCGGCGATACGATGGAGGGCGCGGCCAATCTGCTGCTGCGCAAGTACGGCATGGACCCGCTGCGCGATGTCCAGTGGGTGGCGTTGGGCACCGGCGGTCGAGTGACGTCGCTGGCAGCCAAGACCGTCGACTCGGCGATCTTGGGTTTCGCCGATACGATGCGCATGATAACCCGCGGTTTTCAGGTGCACGAGGTTGCCAACGTCGGCAAAGAAATCAAAATGCTCTACACCGGGTTGGCGACCTCCGAAGACATGGTCGTCAAGCGGCCTGACGTCGTAAAACGTTTCATTCGCGCCACGGTGAAAGGCCGCGAGTTTTTAAAGCGCAATAAAGCGCAGGCGCTGGCGCTGGGGAAAAAATACGACAAGGCACCGGACGACGTGCGCACGGCGGACTATGACGCAACGATGGAGATGATGACCGCCGAGGGCATGGAAGATTTGGAAACACAAAAGTCGGACATCGAGATCGCCAAGCGCATGCTCAATATGCAAAAGGATGTTCCGGCTGAACAAATTTTCGAGTTCCGTTTCACCCGTGAAGTTTACAAAGAGCTGCGCGAGATGGGTTGGGAACGCGCACTGAAAATTGCGAAATAG